A window of the Odocoileus virginianus isolate 20LAN1187 ecotype Illinois chromosome 20, Ovbor_1.2, whole genome shotgun sequence genome harbors these coding sequences:
- the APRT gene encoding adenine phosphoribosyltransferase, protein MADPELQLVARRIRSFPDFPIPGVLFRDISPILKDPASFRASISLLADHLKKTHGGRIDYIAGLDSRGFLFGPSLAQELGLGCILIRKRGKLPGPTVCASYALEYGKAELEIQRDALEPGQKVVVVDDLLATGGTMCAACELLGQLRAEVLECVSLVELTSLKGREKLGAVPFFSLLQYE, encoded by the exons ATGGCGGATCCTGAGCTGCAGCTGGTGGCGCGGCGCATCCGCAGTTTCCCCGACTTCCCCATCCCGGGCGTGCTGTTTAG GGACATCTCGCCCATCCTGAAGGACCCCGCCTCCTTCCGCGCCTCGATCAGCCTCTTGGCGGATCACCTGAAAAAGACCCACGGCGGCAGGATCGACTACATTGCGG GCCTAGACTCACGTGGTTTCCTGTTTGGTCCGTCCCTGGCCCAGGAGCTGGGCTTGGGCTGCATTCTTATCCGCAAGCGAGGGAAGCTGCCGGGCCCCACCGTGTGCGCCTCTTATGCATTGGAATATGGGAAG GCTGAACTGGAGATCCAGAGAGATGCCTTGGAACCAGGGCAGAAGGTGGTGGTTGTGGACGATCTGCTCGCCACTGGTG GAACCATGTGCGCAGCCTGTGAGCTGCTGGGCCAGCTGCGGGCTGAGGTGCTGGAGTGTGTAAGCCTGGTGGAGCTGACCTCACTGAAGGGCAGGGAGAAGCTGGGGGCTGtgcccttcttctccctcctgcaGTACGAGTGA
- the CDT1 gene encoding DNA replication factor Cdt1: protein MAQRRLTDFFARRRPGVSATLPRAKPAWRTPSPAKSAPCAAAPGPGSSRKRARPPAKPTRDEPVPPARKRLRLPADAVSGPGSPAAPGSPEHPSLQSKETKKAAGSAGGRPCLAAQENKVPSKVTPSELKSCLQRAQELGARVQELKASAQKDAGESSAPEDEGRLEGPCGKQMPAYQRFHALAQPGPPGLVLPYKYQVLAEMFRSMDTIVGMLYNRSETVTFAKVKQGVQDMMRKRFEERNVGQIKTVYPGSYHFRQERFIPTFKDGIKRSDYQLTIEPLLDHQAGSAAPQLTASCLLQRRQVFSQNLVARVQEHHRAFLASLNPPMEVPEDQLTRWHPRFNVDGVPDIEPAELPQPPAVEKLTTAQEVLARARSLMSPRMEKALSDLAQRTAEPSSPRSPSLAQPATPPAAPPSALKGVSQALLERIRAKEAQKQLAQMTRRPEQEQRLQRLERLPELARVLRSVFVSERKPALTMEVACARMVGSYRAAMSPGEMEKHLQLLSELLPDWLSLHHIRTDTYVKLDKAADLAGVMEQLARLARAEETL, encoded by the exons ATGGCGCAGCGCCGCCTCACTGACTTCTTTGCGCGCCGCCGTCCCGGGGTCAGCGCCACGCTGCCGCGCGCCAAGCCGGCGTGGCGCACCCCGAGCCCTGCCAAATCCGCGCCCTGCGCCGCGGCTCCGGGTCCCGGCAGCAGCCGCAAGCGCGCCCGCCCGCCTGCCAAGCCCACGCGCGACGAGCCTGTGCCGCCCGCGCGCAAGAGACTGAGGCTGCCGGCTGACGCG GTGTCTGGCCCCGGTTCCCCGGCTGCCCCTGGCTCCCCAGAGCACCCTTCTCTCCAGAGCAAGGAGACAAAGAAggctgctggctcagctggtgggCGACCCTGCCTGGCAGCCCAGGAGAACAAG GTCCCTTCAAAGGTCACGCCATCTGAGCTCAAGTCGTGCCTGCAGCGGGCACAAGAGCTGGGGGCGCGGGTCCAGGAGCTGAAAGCAAGTGCGCAGAAGGATGCTGGGGAATCCAGCGCACCAGAGGATGAGGGACGCCTGGAGGGGCCGTG tggaaagcAGATGCCAGCCTACCAGCGCTTCCATGCCCTGGCCCAGCCGGGGCCCCCGGGCCTTGTGCTGCCCTACAAGTACCAGGTGCTGGCTGAGATGTTCCGCAGCATGGACACCATCGTGGGCATGCTCTACAACCGCTCCGAGACTGTGACCTTTGCCAAAGTCAAGCAGGGCGTCCAGGACATGATGCGCAA ACGCTTTGAGGAGCGCAACGTGGGCCAGATCAAAACCGTATACCCCGGCTCCTACCACTTCCGCCAGGAGCGCTTCATCCCCACTTTCAAGGATGGCATCAAAAGGTCCGATTACCAGCTCACCATTGAGCCACTGCTGGACCACC AGGCTGGCAGTGCGGCCCCCCAGCTTACGGCATCATGCCTGCTGCAGCGGCGCCAGGTCTTCAGCCAGAACCTGGTGGCCCGAGTCCAGGAGCATCACAGG GCTTTCCTGGCCTCCCTGAACCCCCCCATGGAGGTGCCAGAGGACCAGCTAACACGCTGGCATCCCCGCTTCAACGTGGATGGGGTGCCTGACATCGAGCCGGCCGAGCTGCCCCAGCCGCCCGCTGTGGAGAAGCTGACCACCGCCCAGGAGGTCCTGGCCCGTGCCCGCAGCCTGATGTCACCCAGG ATGGAGAAGGCCCTGAGTGACCTGGCCCAGCGCACAGCCGAGCCTAGCAGCCCCAGGTCCCCCAGCCTGGCACAGCCAGCCACTCCACCTGCTGCCCCGCCTTCTGCCCTGAAGGGGGTGTCCCAGGCCCTGCTGGAGCGA ATCCGGGCCAAGGAAGCGCAGAAGCAGCTAGCACAGATGACACGGCGCCCAGagcaggagcagcggctgcagcGACTTGAGCGGCTGCCCGAGCTGGCTCGGGTGCTGCGCAGCGTGTTTGTGTCAGAGCGCAAGCCTGCACTCACCATGGAGGTGGCCTGTGCCAGGATGGTGGGCAGCTACCGAGCAGCCATGAGCCCTG GGGAGATGGAGAAGCACCTGCAGCTCCTCTCTGAGCTACTGCCTGACTGGCTCAGCCTCCACCACATCCGCACAGACACCTACGTCAAGCTGGACAAGGCCGCCGACCTGGCAGGTGTCATGGAGCAGCTAGCCCGCCTGGCCCGTGCGGAGGAGACACTGTGA